Proteins encoded together in one Flavobacterium keumense window:
- the pheT gene encoding phenylalanine--tRNA ligase subunit beta, with product MKISYNWLKQFIKIDWQSEETSALLTDLGLEVEVVEKYQSVKGGLEGIVVGHVLTCAPHPDADRLKITTVDLGDGIPVQIVCGANNVAAGQKVPVATIGTILYDKVGEAFTIKKGKIRGQESHGMICAEDEIGLGTSHDGIMVLDESLQPGTPAATVFKIENDEVFEIGLTPNRADAMSHLGTARDLRAGMLQKGTHVELITPSVSKFRVDKRTLKIDIDVKDSKLVPRYCGVTISGITVKPSPTWLQNRLKAIGLNPKNNIVDVTNYVLHELGQPLHAFDAAKISGKVIVKTVPSGTKFTTLDDIERSLHEEDIMICDEKGPLCIAGVFGGKDSGVSESTNAILLESAYFNPVSIRKTAKRHQLSTDASFRFERGIDPSITEYALKRAALLIQEVAGGEITSDIIDVYPKNVEDFSVFLNFNKVTKIIGQEIPKDTIKKILVSLDIKVNSVSDSGLGLTIPAYRVDVQREIDVIEEILRVYGYNNIKFSNKVNATVSNSPRTEDYKIQNVVATQLNSQGFHEMMANSLTTANYIQLSEMLKEEHNVSILNPLSSDLATMRQSLLFSGLEAISYNINRKNTDLKLFEFGKTYHNFPSGYEEQKHLTLFLTGNRNQETWTASQKPTDFFLFKGYVNAVLERLGIQKTQNQPLTSDVFSEGIAVSLGKDTIVEIGVVKKSILKHFGIKQEVFFADFNWAAILKLISNKIKFVEIPKYPEVRRDLALLIDQTVTYESIYTIAKQTEKSLLKNIDLFDVYEGQNLPEGKKSYALSFSIQDSSKTLTDEQIDKIMTKLQKNFESELGAVLR from the coding sequence ATGAAAATATCATACAACTGGCTTAAACAATTCATCAAAATCGATTGGCAATCTGAAGAAACTTCAGCTTTATTGACCGACTTAGGTTTGGAAGTAGAAGTGGTTGAAAAATACCAATCAGTAAAAGGAGGTTTAGAAGGAATTGTAGTGGGACACGTTTTAACTTGTGCACCTCACCCAGATGCTGACCGACTAAAAATCACAACAGTAGATTTAGGTGATGGCATTCCAGTTCAAATTGTATGTGGTGCTAACAATGTTGCCGCTGGACAAAAAGTACCTGTAGCCACAATTGGAACTATTTTATACGATAAAGTAGGAGAAGCATTTACAATCAAAAAAGGTAAAATTCGTGGACAAGAAAGTCACGGAATGATTTGTGCTGAAGATGAAATTGGTCTTGGTACTAGCCACGACGGAATTATGGTACTAGACGAATCATTGCAACCCGGAACTCCCGCTGCTACCGTTTTTAAAATTGAAAATGACGAAGTATTCGAAATTGGATTAACTCCCAATCGCGCCGATGCCATGAGTCATCTTGGTACCGCTCGTGATTTACGAGCCGGAATGCTTCAAAAAGGGACTCATGTAGAATTGATTACTCCTTCTGTAAGTAAATTTAGAGTAGATAAACGTACACTAAAAATTGATATTGACGTAAAAGATAGTAAATTGGTTCCTAGGTATTGCGGAGTAACTATTTCTGGAATTACAGTAAAACCATCTCCAACTTGGTTACAAAATCGTTTGAAAGCCATTGGATTAAATCCAAAAAATAATATTGTGGATGTTACTAATTATGTATTACACGAATTGGGACAACCACTTCACGCCTTTGACGCTGCTAAAATTAGCGGTAAAGTGATTGTAAAAACAGTACCTTCTGGAACTAAATTCACAACTCTTGATGATATAGAACGAAGTTTGCACGAAGAAGACATTATGATTTGCGACGAAAAAGGACCTTTGTGTATTGCAGGAGTTTTTGGAGGAAAAGATTCAGGGGTTTCAGAAAGCACCAATGCCATTTTATTGGAAAGTGCCTATTTTAATCCAGTAAGTATTCGTAAAACTGCCAAAAGACACCAATTAAGTACAGATGCGTCGTTCCGTTTTGAAAGAGGAATAGATCCTTCGATTACCGAATATGCTTTAAAACGCGCAGCATTATTAATTCAAGAAGTAGCTGGTGGCGAAATCACATCCGATATAATTGACGTATACCCAAAAAATGTAGAAGACTTTAGTGTTTTCTTAAACTTTAACAAAGTAACCAAGATCATTGGCCAAGAAATTCCAAAAGACACTATCAAAAAAATATTGGTCTCTCTTGATATTAAAGTAAATAGTGTTTCTGACTCAGGATTGGGTTTAACAATTCCAGCATACCGAGTTGATGTACAACGCGAAATTGATGTTATTGAAGAGATTTTAAGAGTGTACGGTTACAACAATATCAAATTTTCCAACAAGGTTAACGCTACAGTTTCTAATTCTCCAAGAACGGAAGATTACAAAATCCAAAATGTGGTAGCCACACAATTGAATTCACAAGGATTTCACGAAATGATGGCTAACTCATTGACAACAGCTAACTACATTCAACTTTCAGAAATGTTGAAAGAAGAACATAATGTTAGTATACTAAATCCTTTAAGTAGTGATTTGGCAACCATGCGTCAATCTTTACTATTTTCTGGATTAGAAGCAATTTCGTATAATATCAATAGAAAAAATACCGATTTAAAATTATTTGAATTCGGAAAAACCTATCACAATTTCCCTTCAGGATATGAAGAGCAAAAACATTTAACACTTTTCCTTACAGGAAATAGAAATCAAGAAACGTGGACAGCAAGTCAAAAACCGACAGATTTCTTTTTATTTAAAGGATATGTAAATGCTGTTTTAGAACGATTAGGAATTCAGAAAACACAAAACCAACCATTAACATCTGATGTATTTTCTGAAGGAATTGCAGTTAGCCTAGGAAAAGATACTATAGTAGAAATAGGAGTCGTAAAGAAATCTATTTTAAAACACTTCGGAATCAAACAAGAAGTGTTCTTTGCTGATTTCAATTGGGCAGCTATTTTGAAATTAATTTCGAATAAGATTAAATTCGTCGAAATTCCAAAATACCCTGAAGTTCGTAGAGATTTAGCATTGTTAATCGACCAAACTGTTACTTACGAAAGTATTTATACTATTGCAAAACAAACTGAAAAATCATTATTGAAAAACATTGATTTGTTTGATGTATACGAAGGACAAAACTTACCCGAAGGTAAAAAGTCATATGCATTAAGTTTTAGTATTCAAGACAGTTCGAAAACCTTAACTGATGAGCAAATTGACAAAATTATGACTAAGTTACAGAAGAATTTTGAATCAGAACTAGGTGCTGTTTTGAGATAA
- a CDS encoding response regulator transcription factor — MENSNKKILLVEDDLNFGAILKDYLLLNDFDVTLAKNGMEGFEKFKKDNYDLCILDVMMPYKDGYTLAKEIREKNAEVPIIFLTAKSMKEDVLKGYKAGADDYLNKPFDSEVLLMKIKAIIQRKSSDVKTEQVQFEFNVGKFHLNSKLRFLTYQNEEPIKLSPKENELLKMLILHENDLMPRELALTKIWRDDNYFTSRSMDVYIAKLRKYLKADENVEILNIHGEGFRLVIKK; from the coding sequence ATGGAAAATAGCAATAAAAAAATACTGTTAGTAGAGGATGATCTCAATTTTGGTGCGATCCTTAAAGATTATTTATTATTAAATGATTTTGATGTAACCTTGGCCAAAAATGGAATGGAAGGTTTTGAGAAGTTTAAAAAAGATAATTATGATTTGTGTATTTTGGATGTCATGATGCCTTATAAAGATGGGTATACTTTGGCCAAAGAAATAAGAGAGAAAAATGCAGAAGTGCCTATTATCTTTTTAACAGCCAAATCGATGAAAGAAGATGTGTTAAAAGGTTATAAAGCCGGTGCTGATGATTATTTGAATAAACCTTTTGATTCAGAAGTTTTGTTAATGAAAATTAAAGCTATAATTCAGAGAAAATCTTCTGATGTAAAAACAGAACAAGTTCAGTTTGAATTTAATGTGGGTAAATTTCATTTGAATTCTAAATTGCGATTCTTGACTTATCAAAATGAAGAACCAATTAAATTGTCTCCAAAAGAGAATGAATTATTAAAAATGTTGATTCTTCATGAAAATGATTTGATGCCGAGAGAATTAGCCTTGACTAAAATTTGGAGGGATGACAACTATTTTACATCGCGAAGTATGGATGTGTATATTGCCAAATTGAGAAAGTATTTAAAAGCAGATGAAAATGTTGAGATTTTAAATATCCACGGAGAAGGATTTCGATTAGTAATTAAAAAATAA
- a CDS encoding sensor histidine kinase codes for MSKLFFRLLILLMSLSLIGIILVQVYWFNTSFQNNDEQFKFHVKQVLGNVAEKLQKQEAYSFYDKYNHLKDSTGKIPKKDDLLEFTYVQKNLKTNKTIVYSNSIIAEDFNINASLFDKKTDSSKLFKNFSSKRVTEIYNNKPLDNSLLGQSLIPDERIEKSGSLDVLDNAQFEIFYKDIATAMPLQERVSTDNIRKLIKKELEEYGVNTKFEFGVYNNGLATKVKSNEFRYDKNASYSIPILTDNEGNEKYKLMVTFPHKKRFLLSELVSITILSIVFTLIIIIAYTSALSQLIRQRQISEIKTDFINNMTHEFKTPIATINLALDAIRNPKIIEDKNKVLRYLQMIRDENKRMHAQVENVLRISKLEKKELEIDKEPNPIEDVINDAIEHVNLILEDRGGSITTHFDATRTTVLINDNHFTNVIVNILENAIKYSPEAPEIDIYTENIKDMVLIKVQDKGLGMSKVAQKRIFEKFYREHTGDIHNVKGHGLGLAYVKRIVEDHNGQIYVESEKGKGSTFIIKLPLIN; via the coding sequence ATGAGTAAGCTATTTTTTAGATTGTTGATTTTGTTGATGAGTTTGTCCCTAATTGGGATAATTCTTGTTCAGGTGTATTGGTTCAATACCTCTTTTCAAAATAATGACGAACAATTTAAATTTCATGTAAAACAAGTACTTGGTAATGTCGCTGAAAAATTACAAAAACAAGAGGCGTATAGTTTTTATGATAAGTACAATCATTTAAAAGACAGTACGGGTAAAATACCTAAAAAAGATGATTTATTAGAGTTTACCTATGTTCAAAAAAACTTAAAAACAAATAAGACTATAGTCTATTCCAATAGTATTATAGCAGAAGATTTTAATATTAATGCTTCGCTCTTTGACAAAAAAACAGATAGTTCAAAGTTGTTTAAAAACTTTAGTTCAAAACGAGTTACAGAGATTTATAATAATAAGCCTTTGGATAATTCTTTGTTAGGTCAAAGTTTAATTCCCGATGAGCGGATTGAAAAATCTGGAAGCTTAGATGTATTAGACAATGCTCAGTTCGAAATTTTTTACAAAGATATTGCTACTGCTATGCCTCTTCAAGAAAGAGTTTCTACTGATAATATTCGTAAACTAATTAAAAAAGAATTAGAAGAATACGGAGTTAATACGAAGTTTGAGTTTGGAGTTTACAACAACGGCTTAGCGACTAAAGTAAAATCGAACGAGTTTAGATACGATAAAAATGCTAGTTATTCTATTCCTATTTTGACGGATAATGAAGGCAACGAAAAGTATAAACTAATGGTTACTTTTCCACATAAAAAACGATTTTTATTATCGGAATTAGTAAGTATTACAATACTTTCAATTGTTTTTACGTTGATTATCATTATTGCATATACTAGTGCTTTGAGCCAATTGATTCGTCAACGTCAGATATCTGAAATTAAAACAGATTTTATTAATAATATGACGCATGAGTTTAAAACTCCAATAGCGACAATTAATTTGGCTTTGGATGCTATTCGTAATCCAAAGATTATTGAAGATAAAAATAAAGTTTTGCGTTATCTTCAAATGATTAGAGATGAAAATAAACGGATGCATGCTCAAGTGGAGAATGTGTTACGTATATCTAAATTAGAGAAAAAGGAATTGGAGATAGACAAGGAGCCCAATCCAATTGAAGATGTAATTAACGATGCTATTGAACACGTTAATTTAATTTTGGAAGATAGAGGAGGGAGTATTACAACTCATTTTGATGCAACCAGAACTACCGTATTAATTAATGATAATCATTTTACCAATGTGATTGTGAATATATTAGAGAATGCAATAAAATATTCGCCAGAAGCACCTGAAATAGATATTTATACCGAGAATATTAAGGATATGGTATTGATTAAAGTTCAAGACAAAGGTTTGGGAATGAGCAAGGTGGCTCAAAAAAGAATTTTTGAAAAATTCTATCGCGAGCATACAGGTGACATACATAATGTCAAAGGCCATGGCTTAGGATTAGCCTATGTAAAACGAATAGTTGAAGACCATAATGGTCAAATATATGTAGAAAGTGAAAAAGGGAAAGGAAGTACCTTCATAATAAAATTACCATTAATCAATTAG
- the coaE gene encoding dephospho-CoA kinase (Dephospho-CoA kinase (CoaE) performs the final step in coenzyme A biosynthesis.), translating into MSKIIGLTGGIGSGKTTLATYMQSLGIPVFIADEEAKKLMQSAEVLRKIQAVFGEVVFKNGQLNRQELASIVFAKPEKLNQLNGIIHPVVKKQFKIWLDQHQSAPFVVYEAAILFESGSYQNCDAIITITAPLEDRIVRVMQRDNSSREQVLNRINAQWTDAQRAAKSNFVIENIEPKIAKLQFDEILKILKIQQNEG; encoded by the coding sequence ATGTCTAAAATAATTGGCCTAACTGGAGGAATTGGTAGTGGTAAAACTACCCTTGCGACATATATGCAATCGCTTGGAATACCTGTATTTATTGCCGATGAAGAAGCCAAAAAATTAATGCAATCTGCTGAAGTTTTGAGAAAAATTCAAGCTGTTTTTGGTGAAGTTGTTTTTAAAAACGGGCAACTGAACCGACAAGAATTGGCTTCAATTGTTTTTGCTAAACCCGAAAAGTTGAACCAACTCAATGGTATCATTCATCCTGTAGTCAAAAAGCAATTTAAAATTTGGCTGGACCAACATCAGTCGGCGCCATTTGTAGTTTATGAAGCTGCTATTTTATTTGAAAGCGGTAGCTATCAAAACTGCGATGCTATTATAACCATTACAGCTCCTTTAGAAGACAGAATTGTGCGGGTAATGCAACGCGATAACAGTTCGAGAGAACAGGTTTTAAATCGAATTAATGCACAATGGACCGATGCACAACGGGCTGCTAAAAGTAACTTCGTAATTGAAAATATAGAGCCTAAAATTGCAAAATTACAATTTGACGAAATTCTTAAAATTTTAAAGATTCAGCAAAATGAAGGGTAG
- a CDS encoding glycosyltransferase: protein MHFSLIIPVYNRPDEVDELLESLAKTTYQNDFEIVIVEDGSTVPCGEVIQKYMAQLNIAYFYKENSGPGDSRNYGMAKASGDYFIIFDSDCIIPAQYLDEVDKALKQDYVDCFGGPDKALDSFSDIQKAINFAMTSFLTTGGIRGGSEKIGKFQPRSFNMGLSRKAFEASKGFGNIHPGEDPDLSIRLWNLGFETRLFSKAFVYHKRRIDWDKFSVQVSKFGKARPILNSWYPEHNKLTFFFPTAFILGFFLSVALLLLTFDYFLQLYMLYFFILFVTSSIQNRSVRIGYLSLIAVWKQFYGYGLGFLESYIKVIVLKRQPQVAFPYLFFKK from the coding sequence ATGCATTTTTCTCTTATTATACCAGTGTACAACCGTCCTGACGAAGTAGATGAGTTGTTAGAAAGTTTAGCTAAAACGACCTACCAAAATGATTTTGAAATTGTTATTGTAGAAGATGGTTCTACAGTTCCGTGCGGAGAAGTGATTCAGAAGTACATGGCACAATTGAACATTGCTTATTTTTATAAAGAAAATTCGGGTCCTGGCGATTCTCGTAATTATGGTATGGCTAAGGCTAGTGGAGACTATTTTATCATTTTTGATTCGGATTGTATTATTCCTGCTCAGTATTTGGATGAAGTGGACAAAGCTTTGAAACAGGATTATGTAGATTGTTTTGGTGGTCCAGACAAAGCGTTGGATAGTTTTTCAGATATCCAAAAAGCCATCAACTTTGCGATGACCTCGTTCTTAACTACAGGGGGTATTCGTGGAGGATCGGAGAAAATAGGGAAGTTCCAACCAAGAAGTTTTAATATGGGATTGTCTCGCAAAGCTTTCGAAGCTTCCAAAGGTTTTGGTAATATTCATCCAGGCGAAGATCCAGATTTATCTATTCGTTTGTGGAATTTAGGTTTTGAAACCCGACTTTTTTCTAAAGCCTTTGTATATCATAAACGTAGAATTGATTGGGATAAATTTTCTGTTCAAGTAAGCAAATTTGGTAAAGCCCGACCTATTTTGAACAGTTGGTATCCGGAACATAACAAGTTGACTTTTTTCTTCCCTACGGCATTTATTTTAGGATTCTTTCTTTCGGTAGCCTTGTTGCTACTCACATTTGATTATTTTTTACAACTCTATATGTTGTATTTCTTTATTTTGTTTGTAACTTCAAGTATTCAAAATAGAAGTGTGCGCATTGGGTATTTGTCGTTAATTGCGGTTTGGAAACAATTTTACGGATACGGTTTAGGATTTTTAGAATCGTATATAAAAGTGATTGTTTTAAAACGTCAACCTCAAGTCGCCTTTCCGTATTTGTTTTTTAAAAAATAG
- the tnpA gene encoding IS200/IS605 family transposase codes for MANTYHQVYIQAVFAVKYRAAVLDKEWRANVFSVIGNLINETGCKTIIVNGVEDHVHCFFGLKPTVSISELMKVVKAKSSKYINDNRLLLNRFEWQEGYGAFSYSHTQVGTIFNYIKNQEKHHAKATFHEEYQATLEDFAVPFEEKYLFEELK; via the coding sequence ATGGCAAACACCTATCATCAAGTATATATACAGGCGGTTTTTGCAGTGAAATATAGAGCTGCAGTTCTAGATAAAGAATGGAGAGCTAATGTTTTTAGTGTTATTGGAAACCTCATTAATGAAACAGGATGCAAAACGATAATCGTAAACGGCGTTGAGGATCACGTACATTGCTTTTTTGGCCTAAAACCAACCGTTTCAATATCAGAATTGATGAAGGTAGTAAAAGCAAAATCTTCAAAATATATCAATGATAACCGATTGTTATTGAATCGCTTTGAATGGCAAGAGGGTTATGGTGCATTTTCATATAGCCATACGCAAGTAGGTACTATATTTAATTATATCAAAAATCAAGAAAAACACCATGCAAAAGCAACTTTTCATGAAGAGTATCAAGCTACATTGGAGGATTTTGCAGTTCCTTTTGAAGAAAAATATCTTTTTGAAGAATTAAAATAA
- a CDS encoding PH domain-containing protein, whose translation MGLFSAILGNAGAVSQEELIKKYGQLLTEGEEIELGFKLLRDTFIFTNKRLILIDIQGLTGSKTEYKSITYKSISRFSIETAGTFDLDAELKIWISSEVQPSIRKQFNKSVNVYDVQKVLAHHVLK comes from the coding sequence ATGGGATTATTTTCTGCTATTCTTGGAAATGCCGGTGCAGTAAGCCAAGAAGAATTAATTAAAAAATACGGACAACTCCTAACCGAGGGAGAAGAAATCGAATTAGGCTTTAAACTCCTAAGAGATACTTTCATCTTTACAAACAAAAGACTTATTTTAATCGATATTCAAGGTTTAACAGGTAGTAAAACTGAATACAAATCCATTACTTATAAAAGTATTTCTAGATTCAGTATTGAAACTGCGGGTACGTTTGACTTAGATGCTGAGTTAAAAATATGGATTTCAAGTGAAGTACAACCAAGTATTAGAAAGCAATTTAATAAATCGGTAAATGTGTATGATGTTCAAAAGGTTTTAGCACACCATGTTCTAAAATAA
- the fabV gene encoding enoyl-ACP reductase FabV, with amino-acid sequence MIIEPRMRGFICLTAHPAGCEQNVKNQIAYVQSKGAIDGPKRVLVIGASTGFGLASRITSAFGSNAATIGVFFEKAPAEGKTASPGWYNSAAFEKEATKAGLYAKSINGDAFSNEVKQQAIDLIKADMGQIDLVIYSLASPVRMHPTTGVLHRSTLKPIGGTFTNKTVDFHTGNVTQVSIEPANQEDIDNTVVVMGGEDWAMWMNALKEANVLADGATTVAYSYIGPEVTEAVYRKGTIGRAKDHLEATAFEISKDLASLNGKAYVSVNKALVTQASSAIPVIPLYISLLYKIMKAEGIHEGCIEQIQRLYQQRLYTGKAVPTDDQGRIRIDDWEMREDVQDKVAALWKESTTESLPEIGDLAGYKQDFLNLFGFGFEGVDYLAEVDEMVQIPSIS; translated from the coding sequence ATGATTATAGAACCTAGAATGAGAGGATTTATTTGCTTGACAGCTCACCCAGCTGGATGCGAGCAAAATGTAAAAAATCAAATTGCTTATGTACAATCAAAAGGAGCTATTGATGGACCTAAACGTGTATTAGTTATTGGAGCTTCAACAGGATTTGGATTAGCATCAAGAATTACAAGTGCCTTTGGTTCTAATGCTGCTACCATTGGTGTGTTTTTTGAAAAAGCACCAGCGGAAGGAAAAACAGCTTCACCAGGTTGGTACAATTCTGCTGCTTTTGAAAAAGAAGCGACTAAAGCAGGTTTGTATGCCAAAAGTATCAATGGAGATGCTTTTTCTAATGAAGTAAAACAACAAGCTATTGACTTAATCAAAGCGGATATGGGTCAGATTGATTTAGTAATATACAGTTTGGCATCGCCAGTACGTATGCACCCTACAACAGGAGTATTGCATCGTTCTACTTTGAAACCAATTGGCGGTACATTTACCAATAAAACGGTAGATTTCCATACCGGAAATGTAACTCAGGTTTCTATTGAACCAGCGAATCAAGAAGATATCGATAATACCGTAGTGGTTATGGGTGGCGAAGATTGGGCAATGTGGATGAATGCTTTGAAAGAGGCTAATGTATTAGCTGACGGAGCTACAACAGTTGCCTATTCATATATTGGGCCAGAAGTGACAGAAGCGGTATATAGAAAAGGAACTATTGGTCGTGCCAAAGATCATTTGGAAGCGACTGCTTTTGAAATTTCGAAAGATTTAGCTTCTTTGAATGGTAAAGCGTATGTGTCTGTAAATAAAGCATTGGTAACTCAAGCGAGTTCTGCTATTCCAGTAATTCCATTATACATTTCATTGTTATACAAAATCATGAAAGCGGAAGGAATTCACGAAGGTTGTATCGAACAAATCCAACGTTTGTACCAACAACGTTTGTACACAGGTAAAGCTGTTCCAACCGATGATCAAGGAAGAATTCGTATTGACGACTGGGAAATGCGCGAAGATGTACAAGATAAAGTAGCAGCTTTGTGGAAAGAATCTACAACAGAGTCATTACCAGAAATTGGTGATTTAGCAGGATACAAACAAGATTTCTTGAACTTATTTGGTTTTGGTTTTGAAGGAGTAGATTATTTGGCTGAAGTGGATGAAATGGTACAAATACCAAGTATCTCCTAA
- the recN gene encoding DNA repair protein RecN encodes MITSLSIKNYALIEKLAIDFSKGFSIITGETGAGKSIILGAMGLVLGRRADLTSLKNKEEKCVIEAYFDISKYNLKSFFEANDLDYEDETIIRREILPSGKSRAFINDSPVNLQELQDLSLFLIDIHSQQQTQELSNEGVQFKIIDAIANDQQEIANYQTLLKSYKEDKSNLNLLLKKQAESIKEQEYNTFLLNELVAAQLKSGEQEQLEADFEKLNNVETIKEAVDKSLALANEEQIGALSTLKEIKIALQKIASFAPEYASLSERITSLVIELDDISDELTNCSEKLINDPEQLDLISQKLQLIFNLQKKHQVTTVDELLAIQTNLENTLFELGNLESDIATLTQSIQDKTSQLDALALVIHEKRTKAVPVLSDKLISILATLGMPNVRFTIEIKAADNYYQNGKDEIQFLFSANKGTDFGLLKKVASGGEMSRIMLAVKAILAQYSKLPTLIFDEIDTGVSGEIAIRMGEIMKEMSQTMQIFAITHLPQIAAKGNAHFKVFKSTVGEDTQSELQLLNEEERVLEIAQMLSGAVVSDSALNHAKSLLN; translated from the coding sequence ATGATTACATCGCTATCGATAAAAAACTATGCATTAATTGAAAAATTGGCTATCGATTTTTCAAAAGGATTCTCAATTATTACAGGAGAAACGGGTGCTGGTAAGTCGATAATTTTGGGAGCTATGGGATTGGTTTTAGGAAGACGAGCCGATTTAACATCGCTTAAAAATAAAGAAGAAAAGTGTGTCATTGAGGCGTATTTTGATATTTCGAAATACAATTTAAAGTCCTTTTTTGAAGCAAATGATTTGGATTACGAAGATGAAACTATTATTCGAAGAGAAATTCTTCCTTCGGGGAAATCAAGAGCTTTTATTAATGATAGCCCAGTAAATTTACAAGAATTACAAGATTTGAGTTTGTTTTTGATTGATATTCATTCGCAACAGCAAACCCAAGAATTGTCAAACGAAGGGGTTCAATTTAAAATTATTGATGCGATTGCCAATGATCAACAAGAAATTGCGAACTATCAAACGCTTTTAAAAAGTTACAAAGAAGATAAATCCAATTTGAATTTACTTTTAAAAAAGCAGGCCGAATCCATTAAGGAACAAGAATATAATACTTTTTTACTGAACGAATTAGTTGCTGCTCAACTGAAATCAGGTGAACAAGAACAGCTCGAAGCTGATTTTGAAAAACTGAATAATGTAGAAACCATTAAAGAAGCGGTGGATAAGTCTTTGGCTTTGGCCAACGAAGAGCAAATAGGAGCATTGTCTACTTTGAAAGAAATTAAAATTGCCTTACAAAAAATAGCTTCTTTTGCTCCAGAATATGCTTCGTTGTCAGAACGTATTACAAGTTTGGTTATTGAATTAGATGATATTTCGGATGAATTGACGAATTGTTCAGAAAAACTAATCAATGATCCAGAGCAATTGGATTTGATTAGTCAAAAACTACAATTGATTTTCAATTTGCAAAAGAAACACCAAGTCACTACAGTTGATGAATTATTGGCTATCCAAACGAACTTAGAAAATACCTTATTTGAACTTGGTAATTTAGAAAGCGATATTGCTACTTTAACTCAATCAATTCAAGATAAAACGAGTCAATTGGATGCGTTAGCCTTGGTCATTCATGAAAAAAGAACGAAAGCAGTTCCGGTTTTATCAGACAAATTAATTAGCATTTTAGCTACTTTGGGAATGCCTAACGTACGCTTTACTATTGAAATTAAAGCGGCTGACAACTATTATCAAAACGGAAAAGATGAAATTCAGTTTTTGTTTTCGGCGAATAAAGGAACCGATTTTGGCTTATTGAAAAAAGTAGCGTCGGGAGGAGAGATGTCTCGAATTATGTTGGCTGTCAAAGCGATTTTGGCACAGTATTCCAAATTACCAACTTTGATTTTTGACGAAATTGATACGGGAGTTTCTGGGGAAATTGCTATCCGAATGGGGGAGATTATGAAAGAGATGAGCCAGACCATGCAAATTTTTGCCATTACGCATTTGCCACAAATTGCGGCTAAAGGAAACGCACATTTCAAAGTGTTCAAATCTACCGTTGGCGAGGACACACAATCCGAATTGCAATTATTAAATGAAGAAGAAAGAGTCCTAGAAATTGCTCAAATGTTATCAGGAGCAGTCGTTTCTGATTCGGCTCTAAATCACGCCAAATCCTTGCTGAACTAA